The proteins below are encoded in one region of Enhydrobacter sp.:
- a CDS encoding amidohydrolase family protein, giving the protein MALDLLIRGGTVVDGSGGKRFVADIGVSQGRIVEVGRLREPAQRTIDADGLIVSPGFIDGHTHMDAQVAWDPLGSCSCWHGVTSVVMSNCGFALAPCKPADRDWYARCLSAVEDIPTEAMAAGIDWSWETFPEYMATVERLPKAINYGMYIGHSALRMYVMGRRALEETASDDDMRRMALLVQEALRGGALGFSSSRATTHVTPDDTPVASRIADWTEIDRIVAAMAELDAGIFQVGPDIGSGPAHRAFLDRLRQVALATRRPIMFGVLATRQGEDPNPWQYQTRYIDDTVAAGGRMFGQGTTRSINAIFSLKSYLPFDVLPAWQPIRALPLEEQKKRLRDPAVRRALVAAEAGMKPRDKTFQGGGAATTDPRKPDYGNLFALKGVDWDDPTVDQLAKARGQHPVEVMIDLSLADDDQIYVQPLVNESPEDVLGILRHERTLATFSDSGAHVCQEMGSSLQTHFLSYWVRKRGAFTLEQAVRKLTHDNAAAWELHDRGLVRKGYKADLALFEEARIRPCLPTVEKDLPGGARRLVQKAEGIRATIVNGTVTFEEGKATGAFAGEVLKGKLAS; this is encoded by the coding sequence ATGGCGCTCGATCTGCTGATACGCGGCGGCACCGTCGTCGACGGCTCCGGTGGCAAGCGCTTCGTCGCCGATATCGGCGTCTCGCAGGGGCGCATCGTCGAGGTCGGGCGTCTGCGCGAACCGGCACAGCGAACGATCGATGCCGACGGTCTGATCGTCTCGCCGGGCTTCATCGACGGCCACACCCACATGGATGCGCAGGTCGCCTGGGATCCATTGGGAAGCTGCTCGTGCTGGCATGGCGTCACGTCGGTCGTGATGAGCAATTGCGGCTTCGCCCTAGCGCCCTGCAAGCCGGCCGACCGCGACTGGTACGCGCGTTGCCTGTCGGCCGTCGAGGACATTCCGACCGAGGCGATGGCTGCCGGCATCGACTGGAGCTGGGAGACCTTTCCCGAGTACATGGCGACGGTCGAGCGCCTGCCCAAGGCGATCAACTACGGCATGTATATCGGCCATTCGGCCCTGCGCATGTACGTCATGGGAAGGCGCGCGCTCGAGGAGACGGCGAGCGACGACGACATGCGCCGCATGGCGCTGCTGGTGCAGGAGGCGCTGAGAGGGGGCGCGCTCGGCTTCTCGAGCTCGCGCGCCACGACGCACGTCACCCCCGACGACACGCCGGTCGCCAGCCGCATCGCCGACTGGACGGAGATCGATCGCATCGTCGCCGCCATGGCCGAGCTCGATGCCGGTATCTTCCAGGTCGGTCCCGACATCGGCAGCGGCCCCGCCCATCGCGCCTTCCTCGACCGCCTGCGGCAGGTGGCGCTCGCGACGCGGCGGCCGATCATGTTCGGCGTGCTGGCGACCCGTCAGGGCGAGGATCCCAATCCCTGGCAGTACCAGACCCGGTACATCGACGATACCGTCGCCGCGGGCGGCCGCATGTTCGGTCAGGGTACGACGCGCTCGATCAACGCGATCTTCTCGCTGAAGTCGTACCTGCCGTTCGACGTGCTGCCGGCCTGGCAGCCGATTCGCGCGCTGCCGCTGGAGGAACAGAAGAAGCGGTTGCGCGATCCGGCGGTGCGCCGGGCGCTGGTGGCGGCCGAAGCCGGGATGAAGCCGCGCGACAAGACCTTCCAGGGCGGCGGCGCGGCCACCACGGACCCGCGCAAGCCGGACTATGGTAACCTCTTTGCGTTGAAGGGCGTGGACTGGGACGACCCGACGGTCGACCAGCTCGCGAAGGCGCGCGGCCAGCATCCCGTCGAGGTGATGATCGACCTGTCGCTCGCCGACGACGACCAGATCTACGTCCAGCCGCTGGTGAACGAGTCGCCGGAAGACGTTCTCGGCATCCTGAGGCACGAGCGAACGCTCGCCACCTTCTCCGACTCGGGTGCGCATGTCTGCCAGGAGATGGGCTCGTCTCTGCAGACGCATTTCCTGAGCTACTGGGTGCGCAAGCGCGGCGCCTTCACGCTCGAGCAGGCGGTCAGGAAGCTGACGCACGACAATGCGGCGGCGTGGGAGCTGCACGACAGGGGGCTCGTCAGGAAAGGCTACAAGGCGGATCTGGCGCTGTTCGAGGAAGCGCGCATCCGGCCCTGCCTGCCGACCGTGGAGAAGGACTTGCCGGGCGGCGCGCGCCGGCTGGTGCAGAAGGCCGAAGGCATCCGTGCCACGATCGTCAACGGCACGGTGACGTTCGAGGAGGGCAAGGCCACGGGCGCCTTCGCCGGCGAGGTGCTGAAAGGCAAATTGGCGTCTTGA
- a CDS encoding peptidoglycan-binding protein, with protein MTCARLLGIVLGAVSICCGGQTVGSEPLRLALVISNAQYKSLPPLATCEASATIVRDALRGKGIEVVERHDLGRGEFDTAIGSLARRAGSAPSTFVTLYYCGYAVEFNGRSFLLPTSASLAREYDVLTQGIISKSLLDSLMRAKDSGGLLLLDVFRTSSAASSGLARLVDQATPSSYAVIGASNDAVPGGPTPASLALREEASELGPDVEPFTTGMRHRLAKNASVTTHFSLATARPAAPSSSTVPATPSSSSTAIAPPPPTPPAAPTFAAPQAAPMPARQIMADEEGMSEQDRRLVQVKLATLGYYIGRIDANFGPETRAAIRRYQFEIKAEMTGHLTAEQATRLVNSVR; from the coding sequence ATGACATGCGCTCGTCTGTTGGGCATCGTCCTGGGTGCCGTCTCGATCTGCTGCGGCGGACAGACGGTCGGATCCGAGCCGTTGCGCCTCGCGCTGGTCATTTCCAACGCGCAGTACAAGTCGTTGCCGCCGCTCGCGACGTGCGAGGCCTCGGCTACGATCGTGCGTGACGCGCTGCGCGGCAAGGGGATCGAGGTCGTCGAACGGCACGACCTGGGACGCGGCGAATTCGACACCGCCATCGGCAGTCTGGCCCGCCGCGCCGGCTCGGCGCCCTCCACTTTCGTGACGCTCTACTATTGCGGCTACGCCGTGGAGTTCAACGGGCGGTCGTTTCTGCTGCCCACCTCGGCCAGTCTCGCGCGCGAGTACGACGTGCTCACGCAAGGCATCATCTCGAAGAGCCTGCTGGACAGCCTGATGCGGGCAAAAGACAGCGGCGGCCTTCTGCTGCTGGACGTCTTTCGGACATCGAGCGCTGCATCGTCGGGCCTTGCCCGCCTGGTCGATCAGGCAACGCCATCGAGCTATGCGGTAATCGGCGCGAGCAACGACGCCGTGCCGGGAGGGCCCACGCCGGCATCCCTGGCGTTGCGCGAGGAGGCGTCCGAGCTGGGGCCGGACGTCGAGCCGTTCACGACCGGCATGCGCCATCGACTGGCCAAGAATGCGTCGGTAACGACACACTTCAGCCTGGCGACTGCCCGTCCCGCGGCGCCTTCCTCGTCCACCGTGCCGGCGACACCTTCGTCCTCATCGACCGCGATAGCGCCGCCGCCGCCGACGCCGCCGGCGGCCCCCACTTTCGCTGCTCCGCAGGCCGCGCCAATGCCGGCTCGTCAGATCATGGCGGACGAGGAAGGGATGTCTGAGCAGGACCGTCGGCTGGTTCAGGTGAAGCTCGCGACGCTGGGCTACTATATTGGCCGGATAGACGCGAACTTCGGTCCCGAAACGCGCGCTGCCATCCGCCGCTATCAGTTCGAGATCAAAGCCGAGATGACCGGACACCTGACGGCCGAGCAGGCGACACGGCTGGTGAACAGCGTGCGGTAG
- a CDS encoding DUF3365 domain-containing protein: MGLRTKFNLVMITAFLIGLAVATLLAWEITTEEAKRQMLSEATLLMRSGTAVRSYTSKEIGPLISEQMSVRFLPHSVPSWSAQTVLKDVHKDFPDYSYKEAALNPTNPSDRATAWEADIINEFKRNSELAEFVATRDTPAGQFLTFARPFRLTDRACLACHSTPASAPTTMVDLYGNSNGFGWVMNDVIGAQIVSVPMSVALTRAKHSLLAFVAALSAVFAGMLIILNVLMHFFILKPMQEITALARDVSAGKTDVPEYKVKGRDEIASLGRSFNLMHRSLQNAIRMLEGA, translated from the coding sequence ATGGGCCTGCGGACCAAGTTCAACCTGGTGATGATCACTGCCTTCCTGATCGGACTCGCGGTGGCGACGCTCCTGGCATGGGAGATTACGACCGAGGAAGCCAAGCGGCAGATGCTGAGCGAGGCGACGCTCCTCATGCGCAGCGGAACGGCGGTCCGCAGCTACACCTCGAAGGAGATCGGGCCCCTGATTTCCGAGCAGATGTCGGTGCGCTTCCTGCCGCATTCCGTGCCGTCCTGGTCGGCTCAGACCGTGCTCAAGGACGTTCACAAGGACTTTCCCGACTATTCCTACAAGGAGGCGGCGCTCAATCCGACCAATCCATCCGACCGGGCCACGGCCTGGGAAGCCGACATCATCAATGAATTCAAGCGCAACAGCGAACTGGCCGAGTTCGTGGCCACCCGCGACACGCCGGCCGGACAGTTCCTGACCTTTGCCCGGCCGTTCCGCCTGACCGACCGCGCCTGCCTTGCCTGCCACTCGACCCCGGCCTCGGCGCCCACGACGATGGTCGACCTCTATGGCAACAGCAACGGCTTTGGCTGGGTGATGAACGACGTCATCGGGGCGCAGATCGTGTCGGTCCCGATGAGCGTCGCGCTCACCCGGGCGAAGCATTCGCTGCTGGCCTTCGTGGCGGCGCTGAGTGCCGTGTTTGCGGGGATGCTGATCATCCTGAACGTGCTGATGCACTTCTTCATCCTGAAGCCGATGCAGGAAATCACCGCGCTGGCGCGCGACGTCAGTGCGGGCAAGACGGACGTGCCGGAATACAAGGTGAAAGGCCGCGACGAGATCGCCTCGCTGGGGCGCTCCTTCAACCTGATGCACCGCAGCCTGCAGAACGCCATCCGGATGCTCGAGGGCGCATGA
- a CDS encoding serine/threonine-protein kinase: protein MADPLPTTIGRYVVESLVGIGGMGQIFKAHDPDIRRPVAIKLISTRLMSGADSDEYIRRFRREAQAAARCAHPNIVAVYDFALHEGQPFMAMEFVYGVSLRQALDAAPVMAVPDAIRIMLQVLDALSSAHELGVIHQDIKPANIMLTPDMRVKVADFGISRFVNTEVTSISSSMGTPNYMSPEQCHGGAVDGRSDIFSAGATLFEMVAGARAFPGHNLADVSHRIRFERLPLLPAAVRAAAPRLQLVLERAMEKQPEDRFSTGPEMAAALQQVLASFGRGDATGDQGERTHVSPIGTPTGSAAPPPPDSQNVARSDAGSGRRLSESQIDPDTLRALEDKLTGYIGPIARVLVRTTAGRSRSVSDLCAQLALTVADPAERERFRRDVNSLIRPSALSPGEPGGSRDRLSERELERVQEALAHYVGPIARVLVRRATADATSVEALWLSLANHIESPVERSAFLGQRHR from the coding sequence GTGGCGGATCCGCTCCCGACCACCATTGGCCGCTACGTCGTCGAAAGTCTGGTCGGCATCGGAGGCATGGGCCAGATCTTCAAGGCGCATGATCCCGATATCCGGCGACCGGTCGCCATCAAGCTGATCTCGACCAGGTTGATGAGCGGCGCCGACTCGGACGAGTATATCCGGCGCTTCCGGCGCGAGGCCCAGGCGGCCGCCCGCTGCGCCCATCCCAATATCGTCGCTGTCTACGACTTCGCCTTGCACGAGGGTCAGCCCTTCATGGCGATGGAGTTCGTCTATGGCGTGAGCCTGCGTCAGGCGCTCGACGCTGCGCCCGTGATGGCCGTCCCGGATGCCATCCGCATCATGCTGCAGGTGCTGGACGCGCTGTCGAGCGCCCATGAGCTCGGCGTGATCCATCAGGACATCAAGCCGGCCAACATCATGCTGACGCCGGACATGCGGGTGAAGGTCGCGGACTTCGGCATCTCGCGCTTCGTGAACACGGAGGTCACGAGCATCTCCTCCTCGATGGGGACACCCAACTACATGTCGCCCGAGCAGTGCCACGGCGGCGCGGTCGACGGCCGCTCCGATATCTTCTCGGCAGGCGCCACGCTCTTCGAGATGGTGGCCGGCGCACGCGCGTTTCCGGGCCACAATCTCGCCGATGTCAGCCACCGCATCCGGTTCGAGCGGCTGCCGCTCCTGCCGGCCGCCGTTCGCGCGGCGGCGCCCAGGCTGCAACTCGTGCTGGAGCGCGCCATGGAGAAGCAGCCCGAGGATCGCTTCAGCACGGGACCGGAGATGGCCGCGGCCCTGCAGCAGGTGCTCGCGAGCTTCGGCCGTGGTGACGCGACGGGCGATCAGGGCGAGAGGACCCACGTCTCGCCGATCGGCACACCGACCGGAAGTGCCGCGCCGCCCCCTCCCGATTCGCAGAACGTGGCGCGGTCGGACGCCGGATCCGGCCGACGGCTGTCCGAGTCCCAGATAGATCCCGACACCCTGCGCGCGCTCGAGGACAAGCTGACAGGCTATATCGGGCCGATTGCCCGTGTCCTGGTGCGGACGACGGCAGGCCGCAGCCGATCGGTCAGCGACCTTTGCGCGCAACTCGCGCTCACTGTCGCGGACCCGGCCGAGCGCGAGCGCTTCCGCCGCGACGTGAATTCCCTGATCCGGCCGTCCGCACTATCGCCCGGCGAGCCCGGAGGCTCACGGGATCGTCTGTCCGAGCGCGAGCTGGAGCGGGTGCAGGAGGCCTTGGCCCACTACGTCGGGCCGATCGCGCGGGTTCTCGTGCGGCGCGCAACGGCCGATGCGACGTCGGTCGAGGCTCTTTGGCTCAGTCTGGCCAATCACATCGAGTCGCCGGTGGAGCGATCGGCCTTTCTGGGGCAACGTCATCGGTAG
- a CDS encoding T6SS effector amidase Tae4 family protein, whose product MAFAIPVKPASFLTYYPLVTSTSVTIGRPPKTRFAVSLKDPGGSLRGELDNWVTELKNEDPNYTTCCIQMSHAINMAFHMVDPTKMVGARSSRRKTRSFRIAAAANKEFHYLASVDEMKAFLDSTFDDGEEISRRADGKPASQQEARSFVQDRPGIVVFMKNQSWGFHTEVWTGSDWHQNWMKGRMEPFGWAPVWFWDMGVPSVPIV is encoded by the coding sequence ATGGCGTTCGCCATCCCAGTCAAGCCCGCCAGCTTCCTGACCTACTATCCGCTGGTGACCAGCACGAGCGTGACCATTGGGAGGCCGCCCAAGACCAGGTTCGCCGTTTCCCTGAAAGATCCCGGAGGGTCTCTCCGTGGCGAACTGGACAATTGGGTCACCGAACTCAAGAACGAGGATCCGAACTACACGACATGCTGCATCCAGATGTCCCACGCCATCAACATGGCGTTTCACATGGTCGATCCGACGAAGATGGTGGGTGCGCGCAGCAGCCGCCGCAAGACCCGCTCCTTCAGGATCGCCGCGGCCGCCAACAAGGAGTTCCACTACCTTGCGTCGGTCGATGAGATGAAGGCGTTTCTCGACAGCACCTTCGATGATGGCGAGGAGATCTCGCGCCGTGCCGACGGCAAGCCGGCGTCGCAGCAGGAGGCGAGGTCGTTTGTCCAGGATCGGCCCGGCATCGTGGTGTTCATGAAGAACCAGTCATGGGGCTTCCATACCGAGGTCTGGACGGGCAGCGATTGGCATCAGAACTGGATGAAGGGACGGATGGAGCCCTTCGGCTGGGCTCCGGTATGGTTCTGGGACATGGGCGTCCCGAGCGTGCCGATCGTGTGA
- a CDS encoding glucosaminidase domain-containing protein — protein MCLAPSPTILSTDEVGSVAPPIFTSVGQDAVNGPVDVFIIQSLLNKRLPKPHTDVPVTGTADPGTILAIKAFQAVIMGMNPPTGQVAPGSPTYYALAARPLVNQEPTRATPFGHVGIVPADVIEAAKASQRRWGVPAAITVAQWIVESAWGSAMPPDSNNPFGIKAVQTEPAVESETREVIDGKVITTTARFRRFTSLSEAFEAHGRLLSTAAPYRPAMAFAQDPDRFADALTGVYATDPQYGLTLKWVMDNYHLKQYDLESARGG, from the coding sequence ATGTGCCTTGCGCCGTCACCCACCATCCTGAGCACCGACGAGGTGGGCAGCGTCGCGCCGCCGATCTTCACGTCCGTCGGACAGGATGCCGTCAACGGCCCGGTCGACGTGTTCATTATCCAGTCGCTCCTGAACAAGAGGCTGCCCAAGCCCCATACCGACGTTCCCGTGACGGGCACGGCCGACCCGGGCACGATCCTGGCCATCAAGGCATTCCAGGCCGTGATCATGGGCATGAACCCGCCGACCGGCCAGGTCGCGCCCGGAAGCCCGACCTACTACGCCCTGGCCGCGCGCCCGCTGGTGAACCAGGAGCCGACCCGGGCAACGCCGTTCGGCCATGTCGGCATCGTTCCGGCGGACGTGATCGAGGCCGCCAAGGCCTCCCAGCGCCGCTGGGGCGTGCCCGCCGCGATCACCGTGGCGCAGTGGATCGTGGAGAGCGCCTGGGGATCGGCAATGCCGCCCGACAGCAACAATCCGTTCGGGATAAAGGCGGTGCAGACGGAGCCGGCGGTGGAAAGCGAGACCCGCGAGGTGATCGACGGCAAGGTGATCACGACGACGGCCCGGTTCCGGCGTTTCACCAGCCTGTCGGAGGCTTTCGAGGCGCACGGCCGGTTGCTGTCCACGGCGGCGCCCTATCGGCCGGCCATGGCGTTCGCCCAGGATCCCGACCGCTTCGCCGATGCGCTCACCGGCGTCTACGCGACCGATCCCCAATACGGCCTGACGCTGAAGTGGGTAATGGATAACTATCACCTGAAGCAATACGACCTCGAGTCCGCGCGCGGCGGCTGA
- the tagH gene encoding type VI secretion system-associated FHA domain protein TagH — MTLKLVMIRCPDNVAPQRREVRGGEFSIGRGQDNEWVIADPERHLSKRHCRLVYSAGDWELHDLSTNGTFLNQASDPIGRGAVQKLRHGDRIKFGLYEIEVTIDEEERGASDRGIAMRDSDLRAYDDGGSPVAGAAPDVPGSPILPPDFDPLAPEREPFAGPTQPDHAPALQSAFHQAPVRAAIIPDDWDVDLPGASRPRTASPRLDVAPPPASGHSPAVATGTDAELVSAFLRGAGLSQTTLPHPEKTLERIGAALRATVSGLRQTLMARASIKDEFRIVQTMIRPTGNNPLKFSLDDDDALATLLGTGRRGGMPVDDAIAEAFDDLRMHELATVQAMQEAVRILLAQFEPASIERKSAGNGLQIHPAQGKAKAWDAFVQLHKGVTQALSDDFDSVFGKAFARAYEQAVDKLGAGGKES; from the coding sequence GTGACCCTGAAGCTCGTCATGATCCGCTGTCCCGACAACGTGGCGCCGCAAAGGCGCGAGGTCCGCGGCGGCGAGTTTTCGATCGGGAGGGGGCAGGACAACGAGTGGGTCATCGCCGATCCCGAGCGCCACCTGTCGAAGAGGCATTGCCGTCTGGTCTACAGCGCCGGCGACTGGGAACTGCACGATCTCAGCACCAACGGCACGTTCCTCAACCAGGCCAGTGACCCCATAGGCCGTGGCGCCGTGCAGAAGTTGCGACACGGCGATCGGATCAAGTTCGGCCTGTACGAGATCGAGGTCACGATCGACGAAGAGGAGAGGGGTGCGTCCGATCGGGGCATCGCCATGCGCGACTCCGATCTTCGTGCCTATGACGATGGCGGATCGCCGGTGGCCGGCGCCGCGCCGGACGTGCCCGGCTCGCCGATCCTGCCTCCCGATTTCGATCCCCTGGCGCCCGAGCGGGAGCCGTTCGCGGGGCCCACGCAACCGGATCATGCGCCGGCGCTCCAGAGCGCATTCCATCAGGCGCCGGTTCGAGCCGCCATCATTCCGGACGACTGGGATGTCGACCTGCCAGGGGCATCGCGCCCTCGTACCGCGTCGCCGCGCCTCGACGTAGCGCCTCCGCCGGCGTCTGGGCATTCGCCTGCCGTTGCCACGGGTACCGACGCCGAATTGGTGTCGGCCTTTCTGCGGGGCGCCGGACTGAGCCAAACGACCCTGCCGCATCCGGAGAAGACGCTGGAGCGGATCGGCGCCGCCCTGCGGGCGACCGTCAGCGGGCTTCGACAGACCTTGATGGCGCGGGCGAGCATCAAGGACGAATTCCGGATCGTGCAGACGATGATCCGGCCCACCGGCAACAATCCGCTGAAGTTCTCGCTCGATGACGACGATGCGCTGGCAACCCTTCTCGGAACGGGCCGGCGCGGCGGAATGCCGGTCGACGACGCCATCGCGGAAGCCTTCGACGACCTTCGGATGCACGAGTTGGCCACGGTCCAGGCCATGCAGGAGGCGGTGCGCATCCTGCTTGCCCAGTTCGAGCCCGCTTCCATCGAGCGCAAATCGGCGGGCAACGGGCTGCAGATCCATCCCGCCCAGGGCAAGGCGAAGGCGTGGGATGCCTTCGTGCAGCTTCACAAGGGCGTCACCCAGGCGCTCTCGGACGATTTCGACAGCGTGTTCGGCAAGGCTTTCGCCCGTGCCTACGAGCAAGCGGTCGACAAGCTTGGCGCGGGCGGGAAGGAATCATGA
- the tssK gene encoding type VI secretion system baseplate subunit TssK: protein MTWSNRVVWLEGMFLRAQHFQQQDRWLEALVRDRTASLRPHGWGVTEAAINRNLLGVGQFALASGSGVFEDGTPFALPGDADQPAPLDLPETTRNAIVYLALPMRQAGSVEVAADGSAEGRYEQRSFEAYDTHSGSPQPAEVQVGRLRLRYMLETENRAGYHCIGLARVIEVGADRRVILDDQWIAPALTCAAAAPLAGLIAELTGMLNQRGEVLAARLTAPGSRGVADVSDFLLLQSVNRAQKLLAHWASDGAVHPVDLYAALVQMAGDFATFTEASRRPSDYPPYRHADLQRSFAPVVADLRRSLSAVIEQTAIQIPLQKRAYGVQVGPIVDRAILRSSSFVLTVQADVPTETLRRLFPSQVKIGAVEHIRELVNVALPGIAVRPLPVAPRQLPFYAGATYFELDRNSAHWKELQSSGGFAIHVSGDFPNLNIELWAIRG, encoded by the coding sequence ATGACCTGGTCCAATCGTGTCGTCTGGCTCGAAGGAATGTTCCTGCGCGCCCAGCACTTCCAGCAGCAGGATCGCTGGCTCGAGGCGCTGGTGCGCGATCGCACCGCATCCCTGCGACCGCATGGCTGGGGCGTCACGGAGGCCGCGATCAACCGCAATCTGCTGGGTGTCGGCCAGTTCGCTCTGGCAAGCGGCAGCGGCGTGTTCGAGGACGGTACCCCGTTCGCCCTGCCGGGCGATGCCGACCAGCCGGCGCCGCTCGACCTGCCCGAGACGACACGCAACGCCATCGTCTATCTGGCGCTGCCGATGCGTCAGGCGGGATCGGTGGAGGTCGCGGCCGACGGCTCGGCCGAGGGCCGCTACGAGCAGCGCAGCTTCGAGGCCTACGACACCCATTCCGGCTCGCCGCAGCCCGCCGAGGTGCAGGTCGGCAGGCTGCGGCTGCGCTACATGCTCGAAACGGAGAACCGTGCCGGCTATCACTGCATCGGCCTTGCCCGCGTCATCGAGGTCGGCGCGGACCGCCGGGTGATCCTGGACGATCAGTGGATCGCGCCGGCGCTCACCTGCGCCGCTGCCGCGCCGCTTGCCGGCCTGATCGCCGAGCTCACCGGCATGCTCAACCAGCGCGGCGAGGTTCTGGCGGCGCGTCTCACGGCGCCGGGCTCGCGCGGCGTGGCGGATGTCTCGGACTTTCTGTTGCTGCAGTCGGTCAACCGCGCACAGAAACTGCTGGCCCACTGGGCGAGCGACGGCGCCGTCCATCCGGTCGACCTCTACGCTGCCCTGGTGCAGATGGCTGGGGATTTCGCGACATTCACCGAGGCGAGCCGGCGACCTTCGGACTATCCGCCGTACCGGCATGCCGACCTGCAACGCAGCTTCGCGCCGGTCGTCGCCGACTTGCGCCGTTCGCTTTCCGCCGTGATCGAGCAGACCGCCATCCAGATCCCGCTGCAGAAGCGCGCCTATGGCGTGCAGGTCGGTCCTATCGTCGATCGCGCGATCCTGCGTTCGTCGAGCTTCGTTCTGACGGTCCAGGCCGACGTACCGACCGAGACGTTGCGCCGGCTGTTCCCTTCGCAGGTCAAGATCGGCGCCGTCGAGCATATCCGCGAGCTGGTGAACGTCGCCTTGCCGGGGATTGCCGTGCGGCCGCTGCCGGTCGCCCCGCGCCAGTTGCCGTTCTACGCCGGCGCGACCTATTTCGAGCTCGACCGCAATTCGGCACATTGGAAGGAGCTGCAATCCTCCGGCGGCTTCGCCATTCATGTTTCGGGGGATTTCCCGAACCTCAACATCGAGCTCTGGGCGATCCGCGGCTGA